In a single window of the Pseudodesulfovibrio profundus genome:
- a CDS encoding SPOR domain-containing protein, producing the protein MRNSIAIIVAILGIFALTGCAAKSSPDTTSFNEFANPKEGGVILTAEQHEQVADGQMSRGNHEMAFMHYNKALSLDPSNVEVRIKKADLLILKGLDEQALSEYIKVLEEQPDNAVANGAAGAVYFRAGLYEEARTHLEKSIRINPMLWKSHNYLGILNDRDGSYDAAAENFATALDLHRGNNKAEIYNNLGVVHIALKQYSQAIDAFRRALKNGDVSSRTYNNLGLALARTGRLQEALESFKYAGGEARANNNLGYVLLADNQPGKAVPYFERAIELSPNFYVKAADNLKRARLADRFQQASNVTDTSGSTPNPLHRKSFPDAVQNPGGPAASPASAGPPSGDFREISLAPGSGDDIQTPSYGIHVSSWRDYEQAFGHCERLQKQGFETWVNQVDLGSKGIWYRVLVGRFDSKAEAAKGRPDVLAVLGLDSAMVFERVMPNPDATRM; encoded by the coding sequence ATGAGAAATTCCATCGCCATCATCGTAGCCATACTGGGCATCTTCGCCCTCACCGGTTGTGCAGCCAAGTCCAGCCCGGACACCACAAGCTTCAACGAGTTTGCCAACCCCAAGGAAGGCGGCGTCATCCTCACTGCCGAGCAGCACGAGCAGGTTGCCGACGGCCAGATGAGCCGTGGCAATCATGAAATGGCCTTCATGCATTACAACAAGGCCCTGAGCCTTGATCCGAGCAATGTCGAAGTCCGCATCAAGAAGGCCGACCTGCTGATCCTCAAGGGACTCGATGAGCAGGCTCTCTCCGAATATATCAAGGTGCTGGAAGAGCAACCGGACAATGCCGTAGCCAACGGCGCTGCTGGCGCCGTCTACTTCCGGGCCGGACTCTACGAGGAAGCCCGCACACATCTGGAAAAGTCCATCCGCATCAATCCGATGCTCTGGAAGTCCCATAACTACCTGGGCATTCTCAATGACCGTGACGGCTCATACGACGCAGCAGCCGAAAACTTTGCCACCGCCCTTGATCTGCACCGCGGCAACAACAAGGCTGAAATCTACAACAACCTCGGCGTCGTCCATATCGCTCTCAAGCAATACAGCCAGGCCATCGATGCCTTCCGTCGCGCCCTGAAGAACGGCGATGTCTCCTCACGTACCTACAACAATCTCGGTCTCGCCCTCGCCCGCACCGGACGCCTGCAGGAAGCACTGGAGTCCTTCAAGTACGCTGGCGGCGAAGCCCGGGCCAACAACAACCTCGGCTACGTTCTCCTCGCCGACAACCAGCCGGGCAAGGCCGTTCCCTACTTCGAACGCGCCATCGAACTCTCACCCAACTTTTACGTCAAGGCTGCCGACAACCTGAAGCGCGCCCGTCTGGCCGATCGCTTTCAGCAGGCATCCAACGTAACCGATACAAGCGGTTCCACCCCGAACCCCCTGCACCGTAAGTCTTTCCCCGACGCGGTGCAGAACCCCGGCGGGCCTGCGGCATCTCCCGCGTCTGCAGGTCCGCCTTCCGGGGATTTCCGAGAGATATCTCTCGCTCCGGGTTCCGGGGACGATATACAAACTCCCTCTTACGGCATCCACGTCAGCTCATGGCGGGACTATGAACAGGCCTTCGGCCACTGCGAACGATTGCAGAAGCAGGGATTCGAGACCTGGGTCAACCAGGTGGACCTCGGCAGCAAGGGCATCTGGTATCGCGTCCTGGTCGGTCGCTTTGATTCCAAGGCCGAAGCAGCCAAGGGCCGCCCGGATGTCCTCGCAGTGCTGGGACTGGACAGTGCCATGGTATTCGAACGTGTGATGCCCAACCCTGATGCCACCCGCATGTAG
- a CDS encoding type II secretion system F family protein has protein sequence MDITYIPYIAAALAFGSVLLAGYGIVGYFTGTSNTARLKERVSGTTDSDGADSPFKDLQDRTTAIFEQMGTKIGPKDEEEITKTRSALIQAGLRSPNAHIKFQGVKGALALVLTGSFLVARFLFLHDMEMAVTAMCAVGLAAIGVYGPELWLKKKISARQLAVSNELPDALDLLVVCVESGMGLDQAIERVQYETRESGPIISLEFKLLNLELRAGKSRIDALRSLSDRVGQDDLSSLTSLLIQADTFGISVGRTLRVYSDAMRTKRSQRAEEKAAKLPVLLLLPLVTFILPALFIAIMGPAVILFIDIFATLEG, from the coding sequence ATGGATATCACTTACATCCCATACATCGCTGCCGCACTGGCATTTGGTTCCGTCCTCCTCGCCGGATATGGCATTGTCGGCTACTTCACCGGGACCAGCAATACGGCCCGCCTCAAGGAACGAGTCTCCGGCACCACCGACTCCGATGGCGCGGATAGCCCGTTCAAGGATCTGCAGGACCGAACCACCGCCATTTTCGAACAGATGGGCACCAAGATCGGACCCAAGGATGAAGAGGAAATCACCAAGACCCGCAGCGCACTGATTCAGGCCGGTCTGCGATCCCCCAATGCCCATATCAAGTTCCAGGGCGTCAAGGGTGCACTGGCTCTGGTCCTGACCGGATCGTTTCTCGTAGCCCGCTTCCTCTTTCTGCACGACATGGAAATGGCCGTGACGGCCATGTGCGCTGTCGGACTCGCCGCAATCGGCGTCTACGGCCCCGAATTGTGGCTCAAGAAGAAGATATCCGCCCGCCAACTGGCCGTATCCAACGAACTGCCCGACGCCCTTGATCTGCTGGTAGTGTGTGTGGAATCCGGCATGGGTCTGGATCAGGCCATTGAGCGTGTCCAGTACGAAACCCGGGAATCCGGCCCGATCATCAGCCTCGAATTCAAGCTCCTCAATCTGGAACTGCGCGCCGGTAAGTCCCGCATCGATGCACTGCGTTCCCTGTCCGACCGCGTTGGCCAGGACGACCTGTCCAGTCTGACATCCCTGCTGATTCAGGCCGACACGTTCGGCATCAGCGTCGGACGCACCCTGCGCGTCTATTCCGATGCAATGCGGACCAAGCGCTCCCAGCGCGCCGAAGAAAAGGCTGCCAAGCTGCCGGTTCTTCTGCTGCTGCCCCTGGTCACGTTTATTTTACCCGCCCTGTTTATCGCCATCATGGGCCCCGCCGTCATCCTGTTCATCGACATCTTTGCGACGCTCGAAGGATAA
- a CDS encoding type II secretion system F family protein, with protein sequence MNVTLLVAAGVAVVAFFLVMSIGALLRAGKDEADSKVKERLRQFALTEVESDSIDLILKHGSMSQVSWFNRLLEKLRFASNLEDTIKKGDSKGSAGIYLLLCALLALIGLYVGIFLASRIWVGFVLAGMLGYIPVMYLNRRKDKRMDRFQKQLPDALDLMTRALKAGHTFGGSMRMVADEMDDPIGSEFRITLEEINFGMDVDRALANLQKRVDVDDLKFFIVSVNIQRETGGNLSEIISNIARLVRERFVLFGKIRILSAEGRISALLLSALPFLITAVLYFINPDYMSLLWTTEVGQAMAWGAVMSMVLGTIVMRRMVKIKV encoded by the coding sequence ATGAACGTCACGTTACTCGTAGCCGCAGGCGTTGCCGTTGTCGCCTTCTTCCTGGTCATGTCCATCGGTGCCCTTTTGCGGGCCGGAAAGGACGAGGCCGACAGCAAGGTCAAGGAACGCCTTCGTCAGTTCGCCCTGACCGAAGTGGAATCCGACTCCATCGACCTGATCCTCAAGCACGGCTCCATGAGCCAGGTATCCTGGTTCAACCGACTTCTTGAAAAGCTCCGTTTCGCTTCCAATCTGGAAGACACCATCAAGAAGGGAGACAGCAAGGGATCAGCCGGTATCTACCTCCTTTTGTGCGCCCTCCTGGCCCTGATCGGACTGTATGTGGGAATATTCCTGGCCAGCCGCATCTGGGTGGGATTCGTTCTCGCCGGAATGCTCGGCTACATCCCTGTCATGTATCTCAACCGTCGCAAGGACAAGCGTATGGACAGGTTCCAGAAGCAGTTGCCCGACGCCCTTGATCTCATGACCCGCGCACTCAAGGCCGGACACACCTTTGGTGGTTCCATGCGCATGGTAGCCGACGAGATGGATGATCCCATCGGTTCCGAATTCCGCATTACCCTTGAAGAGATCAACTTCGGCATGGATGTGGATCGCGCACTCGCCAACCTCCAGAAGCGTGTGGATGTCGATGATCTCAAGTTCTTCATTGTCTCCGTCAACATTCAGCGCGAAACCGGTGGTAACCTCTCCGAGATCATATCCAACATCGCCCGACTGGTTCGCGAACGCTTCGTCTTGTTCGGCAAGATCAGAATCCTTTCTGCCGAAGGCCGCATCTCCGCGCTCCTGCTCTCTGCGCTGCCGTTCCTGATCACCGCGGTTCTCTACTTCATCAACCCGGACTACATGTCACTGCTCTGGACCACCGAAGTGGGTCAGGCCATGGCATGGGGTGCCGTGATGTCCATGGTTCTCGGAACCATCGTCATGCGCCGCATGGTCAAGATCAAGGTATAG
- a CDS encoding CpaF family protein, which translates to MSIAARLNRKSSKSAPKPKAGQRGKEKKSDHTDHYFDIKTRIHDRLIDMIDLSLLDTLSEAEMRSEISKVAEGLLWEEFQNAPLNLAERKRMLSEIQDEVIGLGPLEPYIKDPTVNDILVNGYKQVYVERSGKLELTPARFKDDNHLRKIIDRIVSLVGRRIDESQPLCDARLLDGSRVNAVIPPLAIDGPSLSIRKFSADPLEVQDLINFNSLTPEMADLMDGIVKARLNVLISGGTGSGKTTLLNCLSRNIPEDERIVTIEDAAELQLKQDHVVRLETRPANIEGKGEIDQRELVKNCLRMRPDRIIIGECRASEALDMLQAMNTGHDGSLTTIHANTPRDALMRLETMVSMAGLNLSPLSMKRYISSAVDVIIQATRLVDGTRKVISITEISGMEGEMITMQEIFGYEQTGISTQGKVEGYFTARGIRPKFADKLDRMGRTFPAEMFHVNPLARKGA; encoded by the coding sequence ATGAGCATCGCAGCACGATTGAATCGCAAGAGTTCCAAGTCCGCCCCCAAGCCCAAGGCCGGACAGCGCGGCAAGGAAAAGAAGTCCGACCATACGGACCATTACTTTGACATCAAGACCCGTATCCACGATCGACTCATCGACATGATCGATCTGTCCCTGCTGGACACCCTGAGCGAAGCGGAAATGCGTTCGGAAATTTCCAAGGTGGCCGAGGGGCTGCTGTGGGAAGAATTCCAGAATGCACCGCTGAACCTTGCCGAACGCAAGCGCATGCTTTCCGAAATTCAGGATGAGGTTATCGGACTGGGCCCGCTGGAACCCTACATCAAGGACCCCACGGTCAACGATATTCTCGTCAACGGATACAAGCAGGTGTACGTGGAACGCTCGGGAAAGCTGGAGCTGACCCCGGCTCGTTTCAAGGATGACAACCATCTTCGCAAGATCATCGACCGCATCGTTTCTCTGGTGGGACGTCGCATCGACGAATCGCAGCCCCTGTGTGATGCCCGTCTGCTCGATGGATCACGCGTCAACGCGGTCATCCCGCCGCTGGCCATCGATGGTCCCTCGCTTTCCATTCGTAAGTTCTCCGCCGACCCGCTGGAAGTACAGGACCTGATCAACTTCAACTCCCTGACCCCGGAAATGGCCGATTTGATGGATGGTATCGTCAAGGCCCGCCTCAACGTCCTGATTTCGGGAGGTACCGGTTCGGGTAAGACCACCCTGCTCAACTGCCTGTCGCGCAACATCCCTGAAGACGAACGAATCGTCACCATCGAGGATGCCGCGGAATTGCAGCTCAAGCAGGATCATGTGGTTCGACTCGAAACACGCCCCGCCAACATCGAAGGCAAGGGTGAAATCGATCAGCGTGAACTCGTCAAGAACTGTCTGCGTATGCGCCCCGACCGGATCATCATCGGTGAGTGTCGTGCTTCGGAAGCACTCGACATGCTGCAGGCCATGAACACCGGTCACGACGGTTCCCTGACCACCATTCACGCCAACACACCGCGCGACGCCCTGATGCGTCTTGAAACCATGGTCTCCATGGCCGGGCTGAACCTCTCGCCCCTGTCCATGAAGCGCTACATTTCCTCGGCAGTGGACGTCATCATCCAGGCCACCCGCCTGGTGGATGGAACCAGAAAGGTCATCTCCATCACCGAGATATCGGGCATGGAAGGTGAAATGATCACCATGCAGGAAATCTTCGGATACGAGCAGACCGGTATCAGCACACAGGGCAAGGTGGAAGGTTACTTCACTGCCCGCGGAATTAGACCGAAGTTCGCCGATAAGCTGGATCGCATGGGACGCACATTCCCTGCGGAAATGTTCCACGTCAATCCTCTGGCCAGAAAGGGGGCATAA
- a CDS encoding AAA family ATPase: MNNRIIPVTLALNDSEEQKKLEKIIASSHMVRLADDDADEMGVLIYEPGETVDEDMPHIIRALEAGTAEDVYLAGHKADSDILIRAMRSGIREFLQYPIEENDFRAAVMRTAMRESLADDSAEKGKVITIMSGKAGLGASTVAVNLAWTLNERFPSRTLLLDLRRPAGEVPYFLDLKYEYTWGDLVQDISRLDSTYLHSVVSEHDSGMHVLPAPVGGDRPDGHTLHLILEQLRLAYDFIVIDTGDTESEELPKEVESADMIFIILQLTLPCLARTSRLMESIRTQDPDFERRTSIIANRVTKDTTIAVADAADVLSRPIQWVLPEDSASVLSALNQGNPLVGAYPKSPVTKKILEIAKSVDKRETPKTRKFTLPFAKLFSRKKNKKDINLAGVES; encoded by the coding sequence ATGAATAACCGCATCATACCAGTCACGCTGGCATTGAATGATTCCGAAGAGCAGAAGAAGCTCGAAAAGATCATCGCATCCAGCCACATGGTGCGCCTGGCCGATGACGACGCCGATGAAATGGGCGTTCTCATCTACGAGCCCGGCGAGACCGTGGACGAAGACATGCCGCACATCATACGTGCGCTCGAAGCAGGAACTGCGGAAGACGTCTACCTTGCCGGTCACAAGGCCGACTCGGACATACTCATTCGCGCCATGCGCAGCGGCATTCGCGAATTCCTGCAATATCCCATAGAAGAAAACGACTTTCGTGCCGCAGTGATGCGGACCGCCATGCGCGAATCCCTGGCAGACGACAGCGCCGAAAAGGGCAAGGTCATCACCATCATGAGCGGCAAGGCGGGCCTCGGCGCCAGCACTGTTGCCGTCAACCTCGCATGGACCCTCAACGAACGCTTCCCCAGCCGCACTCTGCTCCTCGACCTGCGCCGCCCCGCAGGCGAAGTCCCGTACTTTCTCGACCTCAAGTATGAATACACCTGGGGCGACCTCGTGCAGGACATTTCCCGACTCGACTCCACCTACCTCCACTCCGTGGTTTCCGAACACGACTCCGGCATGCATGTACTGCCCGCCCCGGTGGGCGGCGATCGCCCGGACGGACACACCCTGCACCTGATCCTTGAACAGCTTCGTCTGGCTTACGACTTCATCGTCATCGACACCGGCGACACCGAATCAGAAGAGCTGCCCAAGGAAGTCGAAAGCGCGGACATGATTTTCATCATCCTGCAGCTCACCCTGCCTTGTCTGGCCCGCACCTCGCGCCTCATGGAATCCATTCGCACCCAGGACCCGGATTTCGAACGCCGTACCTCCATCATCGCCAACCGCGTGACCAAGGACACGACCATTGCCGTAGCCGATGCCGCCGACGTGCTCTCCCGTCCCATACAGTGGGTATTGCCGGAAGACAGCGCCTCGGTCCTTTCTGCCCTGAATCAGGGCAACCCGCTCGTGGGCGCATATCCCAAGTCTCCCGTGACCAAGAAGATTCTTGAAATCGCCAAGTCAGTGGACAAGAGGGAAACACCCAAGACCAGAAAGTTCACCCTGCCCTTTGCCAAGCTCTTCTCCCGCAAGAAGAACAAGAAGGACATCAACCTCGCAGGAGTTGAATCATGA
- a CDS encoding type II and III secretion system protein family protein — protein MTNITSYIKHLLPMLVLVAMIGLAPASAPAKGGILNTEAPDVIRLVLDKSTILTTEKPISRVSLAQPGAASIVVLSPNQIYITGNTLGTTTLTLWEGKKVSSVYDLVITPDVTRLKRMLHEILPEEKNIQVLSSGESITLSGSVTSTGNLTNVLSLAEAEAPDKVVNLLRVDGVQQVMLEVRVAEMSRSGLKRMGVNFGATFSNFSIYSFLNNLTRTNTDGEYFYTDKISGVGQYSNGSTSVTGFIDALKMNGVARLLAEPNLTCVSGESADFLVGGEVPVPQPGSLGTVTIEYKPFGVGLEFTPTVLSSGLINLQVSPEVSELDYTNSVSFQGYEIPGITTRKASTVIDLADGQSFAIAGLISESLKETNRRFPVLGDVPVLGTLFRSTDYQKGKTELVIIVTAHLVKPLDMATQTLPGQNFKEPSDYEFYMLGLLEGQHDDEQPTTPTSRNVKTSGAVVRPENGFDGELGHSWPK, from the coding sequence ATGACCAATATTACATCATATATAAAGCACCTGCTGCCGATGCTCGTCCTGGTCGCCATGATCGGACTGGCCCCGGCCTCGGCCCCGGCAAAGGGCGGTATTCTGAATACCGAAGCCCCGGATGTCATTCGCCTGGTGCTCGACAAGTCCACGATTCTGACCACCGAGAAGCCCATATCCCGCGTATCACTGGCCCAGCCCGGCGCTGCATCCATCGTCGTACTCTCGCCCAATCAGATATACATCACCGGCAATACACTCGGCACCACCACCCTGACCCTGTGGGAAGGCAAGAAGGTCAGCTCGGTATACGACCTAGTCATTACGCCGGACGTCACCCGCCTCAAGCGGATGCTCCACGAGATCCTTCCTGAAGAAAAGAACATTCAGGTTCTCTCTTCCGGCGAATCCATCACCCTGTCCGGTTCGGTCACCTCCACCGGCAACCTGACCAATGTACTTTCACTGGCCGAAGCCGAAGCCCCGGACAAGGTCGTCAACCTTCTGCGCGTGGACGGTGTTCAGCAGGTCATGCTCGAAGTCCGGGTCGCGGAAATGAGCCGCTCCGGTCTCAAGAGAATGGGCGTCAACTTCGGCGCAACCTTCTCCAACTTCAGCATTTACTCATTCCTGAACAACCTGACCCGGACCAATACGGACGGTGAATACTTCTACACAGACAAGATCAGTGGCGTCGGCCAGTACAGCAACGGCTCCACCAGCGTCACGGGGTTCATTGACGCCCTCAAGATGAACGGTGTCGCCCGCCTGTTGGCCGAACCCAACCTGACCTGCGTATCCGGTGAATCTGCCGACTTCCTGGTCGGTGGTGAGGTTCCGGTTCCTCAGCCCGGTTCTCTGGGTACCGTAACCATCGAGTACAAGCCCTTCGGCGTCGGTCTCGAATTCACGCCCACGGTCCTCAGCTCCGGCCTCATCAACCTGCAGGTCAGCCCGGAAGTCTCGGAACTGGATTACACCAACTCCGTCAGCTTCCAGGGATACGAAATTCCCGGCATCACCACCCGCAAGGCATCCACCGTTATCGATCTCGCTGACGGCCAGTCCTTTGCCATCGCCGGTCTCATCAGTGAGTCACTCAAGGAAACCAATCGTCGCTTCCCGGTTCTCGGCGATGTTCCGGTCCTCGGCACCCTGTTCCGCTCCACGGATTATCAGAAGGGAAAGACCGAGCTGGTCATCATCGTCACCGCCCATCTTGTGAAGCCTTTGGATATGGCCACCCAGACCCTGCCCGGTCAGAACTTCAAGGAACCCAGCGATTACGAATTCTACATGCTCGGCCTGCTGGAAGGACAACACGATGACGAACAACCTACAACGCCAACTTCACGCAACGTCAAGACGAGCGGAGCCGTGGTCCGACCGGAAAACGGATTCGACGGCGAACTCGGCCACTCCTGGCCCAAGTAA
- the cpaB gene encoding Flp pilus assembly protein CpaB: MSKSTRALLQIGLALMLASVAGVLIFMWTNKLTSQPAQTTVAPKTVPVVVAQVDIRRGAKLKPEMLQVKEFTPDSKPNGSFATIEEIEGRVLNVDVSGNEAVTNMKLADPSVIGGGMSALISQGKRAMSVRGNIVLGLAGFVRPGDRVDVIVTLPHGYDKKPVTKLVLEKVKVLATGKQINPPDEEGMTASVEVYTLELTPKEAERLALAATQGTLNFALRNEQDDEEVLTYGVNERQTLAALRPKPKPRRGTKRTIHKVEVITGGDSRTLKF; this comes from the coding sequence ATGAGCAAGTCAACACGCGCACTCCTGCAGATAGGCCTGGCACTCATGCTGGCATCCGTTGCCGGTGTCCTGATCTTCATGTGGACCAACAAGCTGACCAGCCAGCCCGCACAGACAACTGTAGCCCCGAAGACCGTACCCGTCGTCGTGGCACAGGTCGATATCCGTCGCGGCGCCAAGCTGAAGCCCGAGATGCTGCAGGTCAAGGAATTTACCCCGGACTCCAAGCCCAACGGTTCCTTCGCCACCATTGAGGAAATCGAAGGACGCGTCCTGAATGTCGATGTATCCGGCAATGAAGCGGTCACCAACATGAAGTTGGCCGACCCGTCCGTCATCGGCGGCGGCATGTCCGCCCTGATCAGCCAGGGCAAGCGTGCCATGTCGGTTCGCGGCAACATCGTACTCGGACTGGCCGGTTTTGTCCGCCCGGGCGACCGTGTTGACGTCATTGTCACCCTGCCCCACGGCTACGACAAGAAGCCCGTTACCAAGCTGGTACTGGAAAAGGTCAAGGTGCTCGCCACCGGCAAGCAGATCAATCCCCCGGACGAAGAAGGCATGACCGCCTCCGTCGAGGTGTACACCCTGGAACTGACACCCAAGGAAGCCGAGCGTCTGGCTCTGGCAGCCACCCAGGGAACATTGAATTTCGCCCTGCGCAACGAGCAGGACGACGAAGAGGTGCTGACTTACGGCGTCAATGAACGACAGACTCTGGCGGCTCTTCGCCCAAAGCCCAAGCCGCGCCGCGGAACCAAGCGCACCATACATAAGGTCGAAGTCATAACCGGCGGAGACTCCCGGACCCTGAAGTTTTAG
- a CDS encoding A24 family peptidase has product MDIFITIVLATALLIATITDLRSQKIYNWLTFPLILSGLVVHSIHSGLDGLLLSAAGFALGLILMVIPFFLGSMGAGDVKLMAGIGAWLGVNATFTAFLFTCLAGGVYALVILARRRDVLKAVLANIWGTFLRLTATKKYDYSPIETEQTMPRLCYGVAIAIGTVGAMILNFTQTGSVIIP; this is encoded by the coding sequence ATGGATATTTTCATCACCATCGTGCTGGCAACAGCACTCCTTATCGCAACCATCACCGATCTCAGAAGCCAGAAAATCTACAACTGGCTGACATTTCCACTCATCCTGAGCGGACTGGTTGTTCACTCCATTCATTCTGGCCTGGACGGCCTCCTGCTCAGCGCAGCCGGTTTCGCCCTTGGCCTGATCCTCATGGTCATTCCCTTCTTTCTGGGTTCCATGGGCGCGGGCGACGTCAAGCTCATGGCCGGTATCGGCGCATGGCTGGGCGTTAACGCAACCTTCACCGCATTCCTTTTCACCTGTCTGGCCGGCGGCGTCTACGCACTGGTGATCCTGGCTCGCAGAAGAGATGTCCTGAAGGCCGTTCTCGCCAACATCTGGGGCACCTTCCTGCGGCTCACCGCCACCAAAAAGTACGACTACTCCCCCATCGAAACGGAACAGACCATGCCGCGCCTCTGCTACGGAGTCGCCATTGCCATCGGCACCGTTGGCGCCATGATCCTGAATTTTACCCAGACCGGCTCGGTCATCATCCCATAG